GGAGTGTATAAGTTAATATCAACTGCAAGACAGCAGCTGATGTTTCAATATATTCTGGCACAGATAGAGTCAAACAGGAAAGTGCTTCTCTGTAGTAATTGGAAGTTGTCCTTTTAACAAGTGTCATGTCACCCAGGTATTGGACATTCAGGATTTTCATTCCATTTCCCATCAGTTGATTCATTGCTCTGTTGGCACTCAGGATAAACAGTAGTAAAATTAAACCTTCTTGTGGATATGTGATTTGTCCTGGTGATTACACCAGCATGGCCAACAAAAACCAGAAGTTGCAGGTGACCTGAATTTTTACCACTTTTGTACAAATTGAGTATTCCTGATGCTCATCTCTTTTATTAAACCCTCATTTGTTTTATCAGCCTGCCCATGGAAGTGGTAGAATCATCATCccaggagggatttaaaagctgtgtggatgtggctcttggggacatgggttagtggtggttttagcagtgctggggaattcTTGGACTCAATGGTCTGAGAggtttccaaccttaacaattctgtgatcACCAGGAGGTCAAATTGTATCCCTGATGAGGTTTTTGAAGCATTACAGGACTAAAAGATGCTTCTGGAGTCCAGATcccacattttccattccaagcaAAGATTAACTCCCCCTAACACTTCCCTGGTAGTTGTCTGAGTTGCTTTCAGTGGCTGAGACTCCCAGTGGTTGTTGAGGCTTCACAAAGATACTGATTTCTCCTGGCAAAGTTTCCTGTGGAtaatttccttctgctgcctgTCCTTTTCCTCATGAGCACCGGGAAATTGTCCCGTTTTCCCTTTGCATCAGCCCTCTCTGTTCTCATCAGCTCTTCACAAGATGCTGTCTGCACTAAACCAATTTTAATCAGGTAAATTAGAAGCATTAGAGCCTCCTGGGTACCTGTTCTGATGCCAGAAGTGACTGCAGAACTGATGGTATGTGGCCTTATTtatgcatgtatttattttaatcctGCTTAAACTCATCAGGCTACAGGTCTTTGTTCACCCTCTTGCCTGTTTGATCCCAATCCAAACATTAATGCTCATATTTAACTTGAAGTTGTCAAATCCTTAAAGCAAGACTCTGTCATCGTTGatgtctgcagagctccagagTGACTCTTCAGGAATTATCTGCAGCCATTCCTGGGATGGAAAGATACAGGGATGCCCTCAGCTCTTGCCTGTCAAGGTTTGTGCACTGTACAGGGGTCCTACCAACCCTTTGGTGAGGatctgaagcagcagaaacagaaCAGGATTATTTTAATCTTGTTACAGTTTCTCAACAAGAAAGTTGGTTAGAAAGGCAGAACAGGGGTGGCTGCATTTTAAAGCTAAGAGTGATCCTgtgttttccatggaattcaGGCTCCATGTGCTTCATCCAGCCCACTTTCTGTAATGTAAGTGAGAACCTACTGAAATAGTTTAGCTTTATTCTGCCTTTATGATCATCCCTTCTGGACTTTGCCTTTTGTGTCGTTTTTGTGAATCAGATTTCATAAAATTGTTGTGGATTACTACCAACAAAGCAAAGGCACGTGAAATTACTGGGCTTAAGTAATAGTAGTTCATATGTAGCAGACTGAGATGGTATAAGAGATTTTTGTATTCCCCTCTTTTAAGACTTCAAGTGCTAGAAAAGAAATACTTGCATTCTGAAGAGGAGGGAAACTTCTCTGAATTAATCCAGGCTGCTTCTGTTGCTCCTGTGCCAGCACCCTTTACTTTGCTGGTTGGTTCTATCTCACTTCTCCTTCCCAGATTGCAGGTGCAGTTCTTCTCTTTGAATATTAATTGTAataatcccagaatggtttaggtcagaagggaccttaaagctcatctcactcccacctctgccatgggcagggacaccttccagtagacCAGGCTGGGTTTCAAACTCATTTCATTTCATGAGTTGTCAAAATCCTTCCCACTTCAGGCTTCTGCTCTTGCCAAACTGTTTTCACTGATGTGAATTTCTTTGATAATTGACCATAATcccctgttttttcctttccctaaaTAACTGAAAGGTGCTCTGAGAGTGGGATGCCCTAGAGATGCAATCCTGATCCTGCAGGATTCAAGGGAACCAGGATTTCCTTCTGTAAGTTTCATGTAGTCCCTTAATGATTTAATCAGCAAGCgaagaaaggcagagaaaaacaCGGTGGTACATGGAGTGCTTTATGTCCTTCACATTATTTTCCATACATTTCACTAATTACATAAACAGATGATATTTACAGGGGACTGTAATTGACCTTCATCTCTTCCTGTGCACTTCCCAACCTCTCCTTGAATTTTCCTATTGTTTCCTCTTACTCATTCCACATTTAACACCATGTTTCAAGCAgtccttttcttttgcttggGACCATCCTACCAATTCCCTATTCCCAATTCTTTTTAACTTCATCTCCTCAGCTCGATTTTGTGGGCAATTTTGGAACTCATGACATGGACAAACATCTTCTCCAAAGCCCAATCTTCAGGTTTCCCTCCAGTTACAGCACAATTGCTCTTTCCCTTTTACCAGCAGTTCTCTGGAGCAGGaatatttctttctgtcttttatcTGGTGGAAAATTGTCTTtcagaagctgcagcagcacaatcCACTTTTAGGGATATCTgccttatttttctttgaaatttttctctgtgttgggTCAAGCAGGGGAGGAATTGCATAAACTGTGAGGGGTTAGAGAAAACCCCTGGTTAGAGTTCAGCAGTGTTCCCTTGGCTACTGGGAGAGGTACACCACGGAAGCAGGAATACCTTGGCATTTAACAGCCCTTCCAGGTGATTTATGGTTTTACATAAGCTTTTCCTAAACCCAGAGGTTTTCTAGGGTTGGCACCTCTTTGCTTGTCTCCATGCCCTGTTAGTTCTGTGCTCAGTGGCCCGTGGTTATTAAAATTCTTATCAATAAAGGAGTTTCTGAGCAAGGTTCTTATTTTCTAAACtcgtacatacctttggaactCCTCTGCTTAACCAAAGGAACATTTGTTTTTATGCCTAATGTACTTCATGAAAAGAAACGTGTAGAGTTCAAGTAACATTTGCCTTCAATTACAGTAATTAAGTTGTCAGGACTTGAAGTCACCAAAGCAATGAGAAAATCCTTTCCTGGTTGGCCAGGGGGTAATGGGTGTTCTGGGCCCAAGTGTGTTTTACAcattggggtggggagggaaacGGTTCTGGCCGAAAACCTGGGAGTCTGTTTGTCCTTTTGCAATACAGGGTGTCAAAATCCTGCTCTGGGGGGAAGGAAAATGACCCTGTTTGCCTGGGCTTCAGCAGGGCAGCTATTTCTGCTCTGCACCAAGGCTGGATAGGTGGGCTGAGAGCAGCACTGTGAGGGTTACCAAGGCCaggtgctgggtcctgcacttggtCACACCaacccctgcagctccaggctggggaagagccactggaaagctggaaaaggacctggggatgctggtgacagcggctggacatgagccaggtgtgcccaggtgggcaagggGCCAGTGGCACCTGGCCAGtgtcaggaatagtgtggccagcaggaccagggcagtgattgtccctctgtgctggctctgcaggggcaCCTCCCATCCTGGGGACACTTCTGGGGCCCTCCCGACAAGAGAGACCTGGAgcggctggagcatgtccagggaagggaatggaactggggaaggggctggagcaccaggagcagctgagggagctgggaagggggctcagcctggagaaaaggaggctcagggggaccttgtggctctgcacaactccctgacaggaggggacagccggggggggtcaggctctgctcccagggaacagggactggatgagagggaaaggcatcaagctgtgccaggggagggtcaggttggacatcaggaggaatttccccatggaataggttgttaaacattggaaggagctgtccagggaggtttggattccccatccctggttgtatccaaggaaggcctggacatggcactcgctgctctgggctggtgacaaggtggggatcagtcacaggttggacttgatagTGTTGGAGCTCTTTTCCAATCTGAATGATCCTGTGGTGCCGTGGGATTCTGTGCTTGTTGGGTTAGGTCTTATTAAAAACAGGTTTAATATAAATGTAGCTCAACCCATTTATCCTGGGAATTCTGTCCTGTCAAACTTCTGCTGCAGCTCCGCTTTCAAATGTAACCTGTGTGGAGATGTGTGTGGATACATCCTGTTTTTCCCCGTGTTCCACATCCCTTTGCCAGAAGTCAAATAGTTTCAGTTACTTCATAACCCTGCAGGAACACTACAACGTATCCCTACAAGAAAAGTCCCTAATTTTGATAAGTGCCCACACAAACATCACTGGAATCTCAAGTGCAGCCTTACTTTCGTTCCACTGGAATAGCTCTCTTGAAAGCAGATGGATGAGGAAATCACCACTCGTAATGCATCACTAATGACACCAATTTTTGCATTCCTGCTCATGGGAGTAAAGGTTATGGATGCATAAGGAGCCAGACCTGGAAAACCTTACTCACAAACCCTAATAAACCCCACTTCAGCCAGCAAGTTTAACGATGCCCTCAAGAGAGCCAGATCCCTTATCTGCAGCATCATGCAATAACTATAAAGTGTTGAGATAAGTGGGATTTTAtctcccagctctctgctggcCTTCCCCGAGTATCAGGTCATGGCAGTGAAAGTGGCTGTGAAATGTGGCTGCTCTGATTTGGGCAGGTTTTACAGTCCCTTCATTCAGGATGTGTGGGCAGAGTGGATGTTCTTATCCATCCGTGAGTTTATGAATGGAAAACCTGGGGATTATCTCTGACTGTAATCCCTGTGGACCCCCTTTCCTTCAAGAAGGGGCTGTAGGGCAGATGTTGGTGAGGATTCTATGCCTTCCCAGCTTCTCCCATCCAGAGGGGGTGCCTGGTCCCCTGTGGTGTGTACAAGGCTTTAAAGAAACAGTTCATgacctgagggagctgggaaaggggctcagcctggagaagaggaggctcaggggggaccttctggctctgcacaactccctgacaggagggggcagccaggggggattgggctctgctcccagggaacagggactggatgagaggaaatggcctcaagctgtgccaggggagggtcaggttggacatcaggaggaatttcttcatggaaagggtgctcaggcactggaaggggctgcccagggatgtgttggagtccccatccctggaggtgtccaaggaatgactggaggtggcactcagtgctctgggctggtgacaaggtggggatcagtcacaggttggacttgatggtcttggagctcttttccaacctcaatgattccatgattctgtgaaaatttgGGACATTTCCAAGAGTCGTTTGTGACTTTTGCCAAGCAAAAGGCTATACCACAAAGGCTTTGTTTTGAGTGCTTTGGTATGTATGTGAACAAGCCTTAATTTCAGCTGCCTTtctggtttgtttattttgtaaatCTCAGATAATTTAACAAATTATACATTTCCATCTTGTGGCATTTGTTGCTTTGTCAGAGTCCATTCTCTTCGTGCCATCCATAACATCCAGCTCCAGAGCTATACTTTGCTTTTAGTTTgatatttcctttccaaaaaGGAGATTATTCACCTCCAGCTGGAGATGAGCAGCTCTTTATTTCATGTCCACAGAAACCTTGTAAGATGTAACCTGTGATGTTGTTTGTGCCATCTGATAACGTGTGATCAAATGGAGCCTGTTTAAATAACAACATCTGGGACACCctgacagcagagcagctccgaAACAAACATTTCCAAGGATCAGATAAGATGGAAGAGGTGCCTCAGTGCTGGATTGCTCCCTGGATCACAAGTTCTTTGCTGGAGAGTTATTCCAGGCATGGGATTTCCTTTGTGCCACGGGCTAATAGATTGCAGTGGATCGTTTTTCATGCTGGTTTATGTCTTGCAGAGACATGTGCTTTGTAAAGTCAGTGTAATGCACTGAGTATGACAGTGGGAGACATGAGTTATGTAGGAGCAGGTAAACTAAGGAACTCAAAACAACTGAAAATTGTCTTGGTTTGTGTTCTCTTGCTGCCTCCCAACCTTCTACCTCTTCCTAAACCCTACAGCATTTTTTACATTAAGGGCTGCCTCACTTCACCCAAATCTGTACTTTCACAGTTAATTTTCAAAGCACCACATTACTTCCCAGTATTTTCCTTACTGGTGTGCAGAAAAACCCCAGCATTATGTTTAAAGCCATGATTCCTCACTCTCACTCCTGTTCCTCTCTGTTCACTTGCAGGAGGATACTGGTGATCCTGACTcccaggaagagaaggaggggaACAACTGGCTCTCCAGCCCTGGAGATGGTTCCAATACAGTGAAGAGTGGTCTCACTGTCCAGGAATATTTCGCCAAGCGCATGGCAAAGCTGAAGGGATCCCAGaaggaaacagaaacaaagGTGGATCATTCCAGCCCGACAGCTGATGAAGCTGTGGAGCCTTCAGAAGAGCTGGAAACGAaagtcaaaaagaaaaagaagaagcagaAGAGAGATGATGAGGCAGAGAGGACAGAGGACTGTGAGAAACCAGGGAAAAAGCCTAAGACAGGGAGCTTGAATGGAAAAGAACTGGATGATCCACTAAATGAAtgtcacaaaaggaaaaaaaagaggaaacacAAAGTGGAGAATGAAGGAGAAAGCATCAGTTGTGATGAAAATGCAGGCAGTGGAGAAATTTCTGTGGGAATGTCAGTGGAGGAAGAACTCAgcacagaggagcaggaggaaaagcagaagaaactcCGTAAGAagaagcacaaaaagcagaaagaggagacagaggagtgtGGGGATGGAGCccccagaaagaaaaagaagcactGCAAGAACCTTTAACCCCCTTCAGGCTCAGGCTGGGGGTCTGCACTAGAGGAGGCTCTGTGTAAGCACAGCAGCAGACAACACATTGTACTCCAGGCTTGGACACTgcgccagctccagctgggacCACAGACTGGATCTAAACACAGAATGGATCTAAACACAGGCTGAAGCTAAGCCCAGACTGGATCTAAACCCAGCTCTCCCAAAGGAAAACTTGGTGATGGGCCAACAGGAGCTTCAGTACCACATTCAAAAGGGATGCCCGTGAGGGATTAACACATCGAGACTGTGAAAGGCAGGGAGTgactttctgctgcttcacactGACTGTGTTTTTCtcaatccaggaaaaaaaataacaaccaaaaaaaatcacccaaGTACTGCCTTTTTATTAAAGTTGTTTTCACTTGtgagagcccagctctgcttctggaAGCAGGAGGGGGTTTTCAAAGCTGTCTGTGTTTCTTCAATGATTTTTGCAAAGTGGGGTCTAATTTTTACATTCACCTCTTTTTACTTATGAAATGAATGTTGTCTCTTCCCAAAATGCTTACTCTGATTAAAGGTTTGCTCCTGAGTGTCAGCACTAAAGGATGAAATAAAAAGACCTCCCTGTGCCTCCAAACCATTGTCAAACTTTTATAACTTTGCACCAAAGCTAAAGGAAGTGTGTATTAACCATATAATTTATTAACCATATCCCTATCTTTGATTCCCAGGCACTATTCAGGATCTCTTCAGTGGTGTCTCTGGGATTCAGAAAGATGCCTTGGATAGAGCAAGGGTTTTGCCTGAAATTGGGAGACCAATAGATTTTAAAAGCACAGTTAGATGCATTTGGTATTGCCATTCACACATCGAAAACTTTCAGTTTGGATTTATAACCAAACCAGAGCTTGTTTCTCATTGTAAGCCTGGAAATAAGGAATGCTGGAACTGGGCACTGCCACGAGCACTTTTGTGGGAGATCTGAAACATTCAGCATGAATTTTGGGATGTTAATATCACTCAGAGCTGTCAGAAGAGATGGGTGAGCTTGGAAGTGGTGGGATGGGAAGAAGGATTCACCTTCCTGGTGTCCTGTTCTGATATTTCTTTGGCCACAGCAAACTGGCAGCACAACCCTGAAAACCAGCCAGTTATCCTGGCAGAACCCAGAATCCAAATCCATTAGCTGTTCATTTCATTCAGGCCTGGCTGGGTTTCATCAGTGTAAATCTAAAACATCCCGTTGGCTGCTCTGCTGAATAAAATGGGTACATTTTTATATTGTCTCAGCTCAGAGGAGTTGCTTAACAGGGTTTGAGGAACATTGTCAAGATGCAGATGTTAATAGGGAAAAAAACTTCCTTAAGCTGCCTTTATTGTGCAGTGGAGGAAGCTCCATCTGCAGCACCCAGACCACATGGATGGTTTGGTTGCAGCTCAACTCCTCCATTTTTAAGATCTCTTGGTTTCcaaagcaccttttttttttttttctgccctcAGGACATGCTCATTCACTGCAGCAAAATGAAGTTGCACTTCTTATATGGGAGAACAAGATGCCTTTCCCTGGGTTTCACACACCAGGGGTTTTTAACCCTTGTTGCATCTCCTTTTCAGGCTGTACAGTTATTATCCAACATAATCCTGCTTATCCCTGGCTTCCTTAAATGAAATCCCACTGAATACCATCAGTTGTTATCAGACTGGGAGGAAACTCCATGCTTGAGGTGAAAAAAACATCTTCTCAATGGAGGAAGACAGCAAAATAATGTTTTGTGTTACATTGAAGCATCCCTCCTGATTTCTTGCTCACCACAAGTTGGAATTTTTGTTATTAGAATCCAAAAGCCTGATTGTTtccaattattattttttaactctTAAGCAACTAAACTGAAATCTCtgggatttcagttttaaaaagtgCTAGTCAAGGAATAAGGTTTCCTTCTGCAAATACTGCtgggcttgtttgtttgttccctCTGTGAGTTTCCATGTGTTTCTGTGTGCTGATTCTTGTGGGTGCTTGGCCACATTCCAGTGTCAGTTACAGGAAGAATAAAACCAGGAATAAACCTTTAAATTCGTGCTGTTGCTCCTGTTAAGTTCAGGATACCCAAGACTTAAATCTGGCTCAGATGGAAGTATCAGCTACCAATGGAAGATTCTCTATTTCTGCGAGAAATACATGGCACTTTATCCTGGGAGATGTGGGATTTTAGTGTGCCCCGAGCTCTGCATGTGGTTGTAGGAGGGGAAAATCatgataaataaataatcatAAATCATGAATTGCTTGTGTTTGACAGAAGCAATTGATTtaactgctctgctctgtgtttgTGGTCAGCATTACTCAATGAAAAGCTCTTCTTACCAGATACTGTCCAGTGAAATGGATGATTGGAACAAGAGGAACATGTTTCAGAGTAATaaattacatatatataaatttttttgtttgtttctagtGGGTTTTGAGTTCGGTTTTAACCCAACTCTGGTTTGGCAAGAAGGCCTTTTTTAGAAAgcacaagaaaaagaattacaTCAGTGCCCAGATGGTGGAATTAGCAGAATGTGAGCACAAAGGAACGACTTGGTTTCATTTCCGCGAAAATCAGACTTTTAAACTCCAAGGCCTTTTGTTATGAATTCATCCATTGTGCTCACAGAATGAGGTGGCTCCCAGTGAAATTACCTGGACACCAAGGAAAATGAGACTCCCCGCTCTGCTGTCACTCCCGAACGGAGAACGAGGCACACGCAGCACAgatattaaaatgttttcagttttggTAACCCTGGGTCAGCAGTGACAGaaggaaattttcctttttgcatTGGGAACATTCCAACACTGGTTTCTCCTGAGCTGTTCCATTCTTTGCAGGGATAGGGCTGTTCTTCGCTTTGAGGCTTGGAATTCGCTGCGGGATCCACGGCCGAGAACGTGATTGGCAAGTGCAATGTCAGAGCAGCAATCCCAGAGGCTGAATTGTGCTTGTAAACACCTGCAGGCACCAAACTACCCTGGGCAGTAGAGACCATGGAGAAATAGTCCTGGTACCATTGTTGGACCCAAATCTGCATGAACTTTCTGGGCTTTTGGAGTTTTGTCTGACTATGGAGCTTTCCTTGAAGCCAGGGATGGGAGATGGCACTGCAGCACCCCAAGTGACAGCCCAGACATGTGGAGCAGGCAGCACTCCTTGAATTTCCTCCCAATTTGTTCCAGCTCTGGTGCTTCACACACAGCCAGCACAAAGGGGAGGTAGAATTGTAGAATCATGggatcattaaggctggaaaagccctctaagaccatcgagtccaacaaTTCCCTCTGCacagccaaggccaccactgccccatgtccccaagtgccctTTAGTTACAACCAGGGTTTGTTTAAAACATAAATGCAAGGCACCGTTGAAGATTTCAGAACCACCTGTGCTTGTGTTAAAGTGAATTTGAGTCCATTGAGATGCAGCTGCTTTGTGACATTTGTGAAttgaaggggctggagcatgtccagggaagggaatggagctggggaaggggctggagcagcaggagaggctgagggagctgggaagggggctcagcctggagaaaaggaggctcaggggggaccttgtggctctgcacaactccctgacaggagggggcagccaggggggatcgggctctgctcgcagggaacagggacaggatgagaggacagaacctcaagctgtgccagggcagggtcaggttggacatcaggaggaatttctttgtggaaagggttgtcaggaacgggaaggggctgcccagggcagtggtggaatccccatccctgcagggatttcaaagccatgtggatgtggcacttggggacatgggtcagaggtggccttggcagtgctgggggatggttggactcgatgatgtCCGAGGGATTTTCCACCCTAAACTATTCTGTGGCTCTGTGGAATGTTTGGGGCAGCTCAGCATCGTGTCCATGGCTGCACTTCTCCTTTCAGCTGCCCTGGTGCTCTCTGCCTTCAGCTCCTCAGCTCTCAGCAAGGACAATTAGCTGCACTCATCAGCGTAATTAACCAATTTTCTCCTGTTTAAACA
This Aphelocoma coerulescens isolate FSJ_1873_10779 chromosome 3, UR_Acoe_1.0, whole genome shotgun sequence DNA region includes the following protein-coding sequences:
- the PINX1 gene encoding PIN2/TERF1-interacting telomerase inhibitor 1, which codes for MAMLAEPRRKQKWSVDPRNSAWSNDDSKFGQKMLEKMGWSKGKGLGAQEQGNPEHIRVKVKNDVLGLGATINHEDNWIAHQDDFNQLLAELNNCHGQGETEPSVKKQKKTFSLEEKSKSSKKRVHYMKFAKGKDLSSRTEQDLSCIFGRRQKSAKSQEDTGDPDSQEEKEGNNWLSSPGDGSNTVKSGLTVQEYFAKRMAKLKGSQKETETKVDHSSPTADEAVEPSEELETKVKKKKKKQKRDDEAERTEDCEKPGKKPKTGSLNGKELDDPLNECHKRKKKRKHKVENEGESISCDENAGSGEISVGMSVEEELSTEEQEEKQKKLRKKKHKKQKEETEECGDGAPRKKKKHCKNL